A single genomic interval of Stenotrophomonas sp. ZAC14D1_NAIMI4_1 harbors:
- a CDS encoding catalase family protein has translation MRPLLSPVPFHAGMEQPEADEAETIDALRDVFLDMARTVAAAEGHAHRAVHAKGQALLKGKLQIADNLPEELAHGLFAAPGAYEAVVRFSSPPAEQLPDTVSTPRAIALKILGVPGERVAESEEQHSQDFLMVNGPAFTSPGPKGFLRSTKLLAATTERMPRTKAVISAALRGGERLLEAAGGGSGKIKGMGGEPQTHPMGETFFSQVPFRFGPYVAKFCLRPVSATLQSLSGAPVENSEDSQRDAIQDALASGRTELVWELCAQLCRDEQTMPIEDASVEWPQEQSPFIAVATLHVPPQVSWDDAESPGIEDRLAFSPWHALQAHRPLGALNRARRVVMAASRAHRSQHNGCPLHEPLPGA, from the coding sequence ATGCGCCCGCTACTTTCCCCCGTTCCGTTCCATGCCGGCATGGAGCAGCCCGAGGCTGACGAAGCTGAGACCATCGATGCGTTGCGCGATGTGTTCCTGGACATGGCCCGCACGGTCGCCGCCGCTGAAGGCCACGCGCATCGCGCCGTGCACGCCAAGGGCCAGGCCCTGCTGAAGGGAAAGTTGCAGATAGCAGACAACCTGCCAGAGGAGCTCGCACATGGACTGTTTGCCGCCCCGGGCGCGTATGAAGCGGTCGTGCGCTTCTCTTCCCCGCCTGCCGAGCAGCTGCCGGACACGGTGTCCACGCCACGTGCGATTGCGCTGAAGATTCTTGGCGTGCCGGGCGAGCGCGTGGCGGAAAGCGAAGAACAGCACAGCCAGGACTTCCTGATGGTCAACGGCCCGGCCTTCACCAGCCCGGGCCCCAAGGGCTTCCTCCGCTCCACCAAGCTGCTGGCGGCAACCACCGAGCGCATGCCGCGCACCAAGGCAGTGATTTCAGCCGCCCTGCGTGGCGGCGAGCGGCTGCTGGAAGCCGCTGGCGGCGGCAGCGGCAAGATCAAGGGAATGGGTGGCGAACCGCAGACCCACCCGATGGGCGAAACCTTCTTCAGCCAGGTGCCGTTCCGCTTCGGCCCCTACGTGGCCAAGTTCTGCCTTCGCCCCGTCTCAGCGACGTTGCAGTCGCTCAGCGGTGCGCCCGTGGAGAACAGCGAGGACAGCCAGCGCGATGCCATCCAGGACGCGCTTGCCAGCGGCCGCACTGAGCTTGTCTGGGAACTGTGTGCACAGCTGTGCCGTGACGAGCAGACGATGCCCATCGAGGATGCCTCGGTGGAATGGCCGCAGGAGCAGAGCCCGTTCATTGCAGTGGCTACGCTGCACGTTCCACCCCAGGTGAGCTGGGACGACGCCGAGTCACCGGGCATCGAGGACCGCCTGGCCTTCAGCCCATGGCACGCACTGCAGGCGCACCGGCCATTGGGCGCTTTGAATCGGGCACGCCGCGTGGTGATGGCTGCTTCGCGCGCGCATCGCTCGCAGCACAATGGCTGCCCGCTGCATGAGCCGCTTCCCGGCGCGTAG
- a CDS encoding OsmC family protein, with amino-acid sequence MAYARITSTADNYLHHVSNGTYSVDADEPASLGGQGRGFAPFDLYLASLASCTAITLRMYAQRKGWELGEFRAELRSERDADGRLHVHRVLHASAELSDAQWSRLLEVVEKTPVTLVMREGARITSERGQVG; translated from the coding sequence ATGGCCTACGCACGCATCACCTCCACCGCCGACAACTACCTGCACCACGTCAGCAACGGCACGTATTCCGTTGATGCCGACGAACCGGCGTCGCTGGGCGGCCAGGGCCGCGGCTTTGCCCCCTTCGACCTGTACCTGGCCTCGCTGGCCTCATGTACGGCCATCACCCTGCGCATGTATGCCCAGCGCAAGGGCTGGGAGCTGGGCGAGTTCCGCGCTGAACTGCGCTCGGAGCGCGACGCGGACGGTCGCCTGCATGTGCACCGGGTGCTGCACGCCAGCGCCGAGCTGAGCGATGCGCAGTGGTCGCGGCTGCTGGAGGTGGTGGAAAAGACTCCGGTGACCCTGGTGATGCGCGAGGGTGCCCGCATCACCAGCGAGCGCGGGCAGGTGGGCTGA
- a CDS encoding AzlC family ABC transporter permease has translation MDARTTLPLPDPACDTAPRAEFLRGLRAAIPVMIGFLPFALVLGAQAAQKGLAALEVPLMTGLNFAGGSEFAAVELWTSPPHIALIVAITALVNSRHLLMGASLAPLLQQLPRRRVLPALFFMCDESWALGVADARHRGRGFSLAYYLGVSAGLYTVWVVFTTLGALVGPLLGDIHAYGFDMAFPAVFLVLLRGMWQGMKAARPWLVSLLVAAGTYLLVPGAWYVASGALAGLAAAWLLAEDAA, from the coding sequence ATGGACGCCCGCACCACCCTGCCCCTGCCCGACCCCGCCTGCGACACCGCGCCCCGTGCCGAATTCCTGCGTGGCCTGCGCGCCGCCATTCCGGTGATGATCGGCTTCCTTCCCTTTGCCCTGGTGCTGGGTGCCCAGGCCGCGCAGAAGGGCCTTGCCGCGCTGGAAGTGCCGCTGATGACCGGCCTCAATTTCGCTGGCGGCTCCGAATTCGCTGCGGTGGAACTGTGGACCTCGCCGCCGCACATTGCCTTGATCGTGGCCATCACCGCCCTGGTCAACAGCCGCCACCTGCTGATGGGCGCCAGCCTCGCCCCATTGCTGCAGCAGCTGCCGCGGCGCCGGGTCCTGCCCGCGCTGTTCTTCATGTGCGATGAAAGCTGGGCGCTGGGCGTGGCCGATGCACGTCACCGTGGCCGGGGCTTCAGCCTGGCCTACTACCTGGGAGTATCTGCGGGCCTGTACACGGTCTGGGTGGTGTTCACCACGCTGGGCGCGCTGGTCGGGCCGTTGCTGGGCGACATCCACGCCTATGGGTTCGACATGGCCTTCCCGGCCGTGTTCCTGGTGCTGCTGCGCGGCATGTGGCAGGGCATGAAGGCCGCCCGCCCCTGGCTGGTCAGCCTGCTGGTGGCCGCAGGCACCTACCTGCTGGTGCCCGGCGCGTGGTACGTGGCCAGCGGTGCGCTGGCCGGGCTTGCCGCCGCCTGGCTGCTGGCGGAGGACGCGGCATGA
- a CDS encoding PAS domain-containing protein has product MASRMELSAPVATTPVLPTSPPLHAMRGGMAERIAGHDWSATPLGDRNDWAPHLRATVDLMLAHGFPMIVLWGEELIQLYNDGYAEILADKHPHGLGQATRICWPEVWHINGPIYARVWQGETITYEDKLYPLARQGVLEDIWFTITYSPIRDACGRIDGVLVTMFETTAAHAAHAAREHEQRRRRQSDERLSLAFQMLPVGLCIVDTEGRVLQSNEQMRAYLPSGELPSRDSRNMPRWQGWHEDGSLIGPEDFAVARALRGDTVVPGLEFQFTHEDGQVRWTRIAAAPLRDAQGEVTGVFAIAIDIDTLKRATERQAVLLAELQHRVRNIMAMIHAIAWRTQETVGSVEEYAERLCGRLMSLARTQALLTRGDNAGVCLRGMLDEEISVQVHRSDQYLLEGPDVLLPPKAAEVLSLAVHELATNALKYGAIRSDGRIDVSWSVQVKEGSSPWLALHWCERHSPVDGWSPPQRRGLGCSLIEKRVPYELAGSGQLLFRADGVDAHIRFPLRDRDSLLQTDAPATG; this is encoded by the coding sequence ATGGCTAGCCGGATGGAGCTGAGCGCGCCCGTCGCCACGACGCCTGTGCTGCCGACGTCGCCGCCGCTGCACGCGATGCGCGGTGGCATGGCCGAACGGATCGCCGGGCACGACTGGTCGGCCACCCCGCTGGGGGACCGTAACGATTGGGCGCCGCACCTGCGGGCGACCGTGGACCTGATGCTGGCCCACGGCTTCCCGATGATCGTGCTGTGGGGCGAAGAACTGATCCAGCTGTACAACGATGGCTACGCCGAGATCCTGGCCGACAAGCACCCGCACGGCCTGGGCCAGGCGACCCGCATCTGCTGGCCCGAGGTGTGGCACATCAACGGCCCCATCTATGCACGGGTATGGCAGGGCGAAACCATCACCTACGAGGACAAGCTGTATCCGCTTGCCCGGCAGGGGGTGCTGGAGGACATCTGGTTCACCATTACCTACAGCCCCATCCGTGATGCGTGCGGCCGTATCGATGGCGTGCTAGTCACGATGTTCGAGACGACCGCTGCGCATGCCGCGCACGCTGCACGCGAGCATGAACAGCGGCGCAGGCGGCAGAGTGACGAGCGCCTGTCACTGGCCTTCCAGATGCTTCCGGTGGGGCTGTGCATCGTCGATACCGAAGGCCGGGTACTGCAGTCCAACGAGCAGATGCGCGCCTACCTGCCCAGCGGCGAACTGCCGTCACGCGACAGCCGCAACATGCCGCGCTGGCAGGGCTGGCATGAGGATGGCAGCCTGATCGGCCCGGAAGACTTCGCCGTAGCGCGCGCGCTTCGCGGCGACACGGTCGTGCCGGGGCTGGAATTCCAGTTCACCCACGAGGATGGACAGGTGCGGTGGACACGCATCGCGGCAGCGCCGCTGCGGGATGCGCAGGGCGAAGTCACCGGTGTGTTCGCCATCGCCATCGACATCGATACGCTGAAGCGTGCCACCGAGCGCCAGGCCGTGCTGCTGGCCGAGCTGCAGCACCGGGTGCGCAACATCATGGCAATGATCCACGCCATTGCATGGCGCACGCAGGAAACCGTGGGCAGCGTCGAGGAGTATGCCGAGCGCTTGTGCGGGCGGTTGATGTCACTGGCCCGCACGCAGGCGCTGCTGACCCGCGGTGACAATGCGGGGGTCTGCCTGCGCGGCATGCTGGACGAGGAAATATCGGTGCAGGTGCACCGTTCTGACCAGTATCTGCTGGAAGGCCCTGACGTGCTGCTGCCGCCGAAGGCTGCCGAGGTCCTCTCGCTGGCCGTGCACGAACTGGCGACCAACGCGCTCAAGTACGGGGCCATCCGCAGCGATGGCCGCATCGACGTTTCGTGGTCCGTCCAAGTGAAGGAGGGGAGCAGCCCCTGGTTGGCCTTGCACTGGTGCGAACGGCATTCGCCCGTGGACGGCTGGTCGCCACCGCAGCGACGAGGGCTGGGCTGCTCGCTCATCGAGAAGCGGGTGCCCTACGAGCTGGCCGGCAGCGGACAGCTGCTGTTCCGTGCCGACGGCGTGGATGCCCACATCCGTTTCCCGCTGCGGGACCGGGACAGCCTGCTGCAGACCGACGCACCAGCAACGGGTTGA
- a CDS encoding Lrp/AsnC family transcriptional regulator — MQNELDSLDRRILDALQRDGRLQNLELARQVGLSPSACLRRVRLLEEGGYIDRYVALLNPAKVGRGFTVFVRVWLRGQDEDTTNHFINSIKSFPEVLECHLMAGDCDFLLRVAVADLDAYRQFQIRHLNRIAGVQNTKTEIPMQRIKQTTELPL, encoded by the coding sequence ATGCAGAACGAGCTCGACAGCCTGGACCGCCGCATCCTTGATGCCCTGCAACGTGACGGGCGGCTGCAGAACCTGGAGCTTGCCCGGCAGGTCGGGCTGTCTCCATCGGCCTGCCTGCGCCGGGTGCGGCTGCTGGAGGAGGGGGGCTACATCGACCGCTACGTGGCGCTGCTGAACCCGGCCAAGGTCGGGCGCGGTTTCACGGTATTCGTGCGGGTGTGGCTGCGCGGGCAGGACGAGGACACCACCAACCACTTCATCAACAGCATCAAGTCGTTCCCCGAGGTGCTCGAGTGCCACCTGATGGCGGGCGACTGTGACTTCCTGCTGCGGGTGGCGGTGGCGGACCTGGATGCGTACCGGCAGTTCCAGATCCGGCACCTGAACCGCATTGCAGGCGTGCAGAACACCAAGACCGAGATCCCGATGCAGCGGATCAAGCAGACCACCGAGCTGCCGCTCTGA
- a CDS encoding response regulator — protein sequence MLGAVDNPGLQGVRVLVAEDEFAIAMFLVDYLELKGVHIVGPAGDLAALNRLFDEQPIDVALLDINLGGEQVYPLADRLAAAGIPFLLTSGYDDNVPSRFADTPRCAKPYHIQALAQQLETLVHARRATAGGS from the coding sequence GTGTTGGGAGCCGTTGATAACCCGGGCCTGCAAGGGGTGCGTGTGCTGGTGGCGGAAGATGAATTCGCCATTGCCATGTTCCTGGTCGACTATCTGGAACTGAAGGGCGTGCACATCGTGGGCCCCGCCGGCGACCTCGCCGCGCTGAACAGGCTGTTCGACGAGCAGCCCATCGATGTCGCCCTCCTGGATATCAACCTGGGGGGCGAGCAGGTCTACCCCCTGGCGGATCGGCTGGCGGCCGCCGGCATCCCGTTCCTGCTGACGTCCGGCTACGACGACAACGTGCCAAGCCGCTTTGCCGATACGCCTCGCTGCGCCAAGCCCTACCACATCCAGGCGCTGGCCCAGCAGCTGGAGACACTGGTGCATGCCCGCCGCGCCACCGCAGGTGGCAGTTGA
- the proP gene encoding glycine betaine/L-proline transporter ProP produces the protein MQDNPDAHAHFGWFKRRRHLKVDEITVVDKPMLKRAVGAAALGNAMEWFDFGVYGYLAVTIGQVFFPSSNPTAQVIAAFATFTVAFLVRPLGGLVFGPLGDRYGRQKVLAFTMILMALGTFAIGLIPSYERIGIWAPVLLLLARVVQGFSTGGEYGGAATFIAEYSTDRNRGLMGSWLEFGTLGGYIAGAGTVTALHMLLSSEDMLDWGWRIPFLVAGPLGLLGLYMRMKLEETPAFRAFAEEAEKREHDRPGLGDLFRVHGRQLLVCMGLVLVFNVTDYMLLTYMPSYLSVTMGYAESKGLLLIIIVMLVMMPLNIVGGLFSDKLGRRPMIIGACIALLVLAVPCLLLIGSGNDWLIFLGLMLLGLALVCFTSSMPSTLPALFYTPVRYSALSIAFNVSVSLFGGTTPLVTAWLVERTGDPLVPAYYLMVAAVVGLVTMMFVKETANMPLRGSPPAVASDKEAAALLKSDVPVTVDPTLPPLPDAGDGEAPKPA, from the coding sequence ATGCAGGACAACCCCGATGCCCATGCCCATTTCGGCTGGTTCAAACGCCGCCGCCACCTGAAGGTTGACGAGATCACCGTCGTCGACAAGCCCATGCTCAAGCGCGCCGTCGGTGCCGCTGCACTGGGCAACGCGATGGAGTGGTTCGACTTCGGCGTCTACGGCTACCTTGCCGTGACCATTGGCCAGGTCTTCTTCCCCTCCAGCAACCCCACCGCGCAGGTCATCGCCGCCTTTGCCACCTTCACCGTGGCGTTCCTGGTGCGCCCACTGGGCGGCCTGGTGTTCGGCCCGCTGGGTGACCGCTACGGGCGGCAGAAAGTGCTGGCGTTCACCATGATCCTGATGGCGCTGGGCACGTTTGCCATCGGCCTGATTCCCTCCTACGAGCGCATCGGCATCTGGGCGCCGGTCCTGCTGCTGCTCGCACGCGTCGTGCAGGGCTTCTCCACCGGCGGCGAGTATGGCGGCGCGGCGACCTTCATCGCCGAATACTCCACCGACCGCAACCGCGGCCTGATGGGCAGCTGGCTGGAGTTCGGCACGCTGGGCGGCTACATCGCCGGTGCAGGCACCGTCACCGCGCTGCACATGCTGTTGAGCAGCGAGGACATGCTGGACTGGGGCTGGCGCATTCCGTTCCTGGTGGCCGGCCCGCTGGGCCTGCTCGGCCTGTACATGCGCATGAAGCTGGAAGAAACCCCGGCCTTCCGCGCCTTTGCCGAAGAAGCCGAGAAGCGCGAGCACGACCGCCCGGGCCTGGGTGACCTGTTCCGCGTGCATGGCCGCCAGCTGCTGGTGTGCATGGGCCTGGTGCTGGTGTTCAACGTCACCGACTACATGCTGCTGACCTACATGCCCAGCTACCTGAGCGTGACCATGGGGTATGCCGAGAGCAAGGGCCTGCTGCTGATCATCATCGTGATGCTGGTGATGATGCCGCTGAACATCGTCGGCGGGCTTTTCAGCGACAAGCTGGGCCGCCGGCCGATGATCATCGGTGCCTGCATCGCGCTGCTGGTGTTGGCCGTGCCCTGCCTGCTGCTGATCGGCAGCGGCAATGACTGGCTGATCTTCCTCGGCCTGATGCTGCTCGGCCTGGCCCTGGTGTGCTTCACCAGCTCGATGCCCTCCACGCTGCCGGCGCTGTTCTACACGCCGGTGCGCTACAGCGCACTGTCGATCGCCTTCAACGTGTCGGTCTCGCTGTTCGGTGGCACCACGCCGCTGGTCACCGCCTGGCTGGTCGAGCGCACGGGCGACCCGCTGGTGCCGGCCTACTACCTGATGGTTGCGGCGGTGGTCGGCCTGGTCACCATGATGTTCGTGAAGGAGACGGCGAACATGCCGCTGCGCGGTTCACCGCCGGCCGTGGCCAGCGACAAGGAAGCCGCTGCGCTGCTCAAGAGCGATGTACCGGTGACCGTGGACCCGACCCTGCCGCCGCTGCCGGACGCCGGTGACGGCGAGGCACCCAAGCCTGCCTGA
- a CDS encoding AzlD family protein → MILGGLIHWTSLLTIVLMAAVTYLTRILGYLALRNRTLSKRAVTVMEAAPGCVLISVIAPDFVSSHPADLAALAITLLAATRWSMLPTVLIGVVSAGVLRYVMG, encoded by the coding sequence ATGATCCTCGGCGGACTGATCCACTGGACCTCGTTGCTGACCATCGTGCTGATGGCGGCCGTGACCTACCTCACCCGCATCCTTGGCTACCTGGCCCTGCGCAACCGAACCCTCAGCAAGCGCGCGGTCACGGTGATGGAAGCGGCGCCGGGCTGTGTGCTGATCTCGGTGATCGCACCGGACTTCGTTTCCAGCCATCCGGCCGATCTTGCCGCACTGGCGATCACCCTGCTGGCTGCCACGCGGTGGTCGATGCTGCCGACGGTGCTGATCGGTGTGGTTTCGGCGGGAGTATTGCGCTACGTGATGGGGTGA